A single window of Polyangiaceae bacterium DNA harbors:
- a CDS encoding nucleotide-binding protein produces the protein MKSRFEGQDGRRRLLDALLEQRAVAHDQAIAQQIADAADIRVHQAGDVLMQQDDNGNDVAFLLAGRVDILVNAQRVASRMAGEHVGEMTAIDPKAKRSATVRASEETAAAWVTESKITEIAQQHPALWRGFARLLADRLRERGALVRTPNAQPRLFIGSSVEGLEIARIVQKELTHDPMVVTIWSNGVFGPSGVPVNDLLAESARSDFALFVLRGDDTTQSRGTDSPAPRDNVIFELGLFMGALGRERTLLLRPRGGNIKTPSDLLGITPLEYNVPVAPSDIEAALGPACQEIRTLVKRLGSR, from the coding sequence ATGAAAAGCCGATTCGAAGGGCAAGACGGCCGTCGTCGGCTCCTGGACGCGCTCCTCGAGCAACGGGCCGTCGCGCATGACCAAGCGATCGCGCAGCAAATCGCCGACGCCGCGGATATTCGCGTTCATCAAGCGGGTGACGTCCTCATGCAACAGGACGATAATGGCAACGATGTCGCCTTTCTGCTCGCAGGTCGTGTCGATATTCTCGTAAACGCGCAGCGCGTCGCTTCTCGAATGGCAGGCGAGCACGTCGGTGAGATGACCGCAATCGATCCCAAGGCGAAACGCAGCGCAACGGTGCGTGCGTCTGAAGAAACGGCTGCGGCATGGGTCACCGAATCGAAAATCACTGAGATCGCACAGCAACATCCCGCGCTATGGCGCGGCTTTGCGCGTTTGCTGGCGGATCGTCTGCGTGAACGGGGGGCGCTCGTGCGCACGCCAAACGCGCAACCAAGGCTTTTCATTGGTTCGTCCGTTGAAGGGCTTGAAATCGCGCGAATCGTCCAAAAGGAGCTCACGCACGATCCAATGGTCGTGACGATTTGGAGCAATGGTGTGTTTGGCCCGTCCGGCGTTCCGGTCAATGATCTGCTTGCCGAATCTGCAAGATCCGATTTTGCCCTATTCGTGCTACGGGGTGACGACACGACGCAGAGCCGCGGAACGGACTCGCCCGCTCCTCGTGACAACGTGATCTTCGAGCTGGGTTTGTTCATGGGAGCGTTGGGGCGTGAGCGAACGCTCTTGCTTCGACCGCGTGGCGGGAACATCAAGACGCCGTCGGATCTTCTCGGCATCACGCCGCTCGAGTACAATGTCCCTGTAGCGCCGAGCGACATCGAAGCGGCCTTGGGCCCCGCGTGCCAGGAAATACGTACCCTCGTAAAACGACTTGGTTCGCGGTAG
- a CDS encoding adenylate/guanylate cyclase domain-containing protein: MGMKDDIVGRLKEVLATGDYSITDSDSIPGPGDNRLTFGNTGVRFWASTLYIDMRGSTKVLNQFKAHNVAKIHKAYLYTATTLIADAGGQIRSYNGDSILAFFPKNEKATINKAVKTAMHIKWMLTEDSVKKLFEPYQHVLDFGIGIDHGQVLCVKAGLARNDNHNDLVWLGDAVNRAVRLSDRGRSPNCVYVSDICRTNMDGDTKLANGVDMWVEDFVEYNGSRERAWRTNYGWVVK; the protein is encoded by the coding sequence ATGGGGATGAAGGACGACATCGTCGGGCGACTCAAAGAGGTGCTTGCCACGGGTGACTACTCGATCACGGACTCAGACAGCATCCCTGGGCCAGGTGACAACCGGCTCACGTTCGGGAATACGGGCGTGCGGTTCTGGGCATCGACGTTGTACATCGACATGCGCGGGTCCACGAAAGTGCTCAATCAATTCAAGGCGCACAACGTGGCGAAAATCCACAAGGCATACCTGTACACCGCAACCACGCTCATTGCGGACGCAGGTGGGCAAATCAGGAGCTACAACGGCGATAGCATCCTCGCGTTTTTTCCGAAGAACGAGAAGGCGACGATCAACAAGGCAGTGAAAACCGCGATGCACATCAAGTGGATGTTGACGGAAGATTCAGTAAAGAAGCTGTTCGAGCCGTATCAGCACGTGCTCGATTTCGGCATTGGTATCGATCATGGGCAAGTCCTTTGCGTAAAAGCCGGTCTCGCTCGGAACGACAATCATAACGATCTCGTCTGGCTTGGAGATGCTGTAAATCGGGCCGTGAGGTTGAGCGATCGAGGCCGATCCCCCAATTGCGTATATGTATCCGATATCTGTCGCACCAACATGGACGGTGATACGAAACTCGCTAATGGTGTGGATATGTGGGTGGAGGATTTCGTTGAGTATAATGGTTCTCGCGAGCGAGCATGGAGGACAAACTATGGCTGGGTGGTCAAATGA
- a CDS encoding restriction endonuclease, which translates to MVSQLHDPEKSNQTEVGYRLAWARTYLRKYGLLENSARGIWSLTARAKQVKDVDPQDVVRSVRAADKKGEQDEQSEAQPPEVPTEAQWQQKLHFILTQKLSPAAFERLVQRLLRESGFTQVEVTGRSGDGGIDGRGIARINGLMSFHVLFQCKKYKGTVSASEIRDFRGAMVGRADKGLFITTGTFSPAAVKEATRDGAPPIDLVDGDELAGKLKELGLGLKRELVEAVTVDEGWFDNL; encoded by the coding sequence GTGGTGTCCCAACTTCACGATCCTGAGAAGAGCAATCAGACCGAAGTAGGCTACCGCCTCGCATGGGCGCGGACGTACCTGCGGAAGTACGGCCTCCTGGAGAACTCGGCGCGTGGGATTTGGTCTCTCACTGCGCGGGCCAAGCAGGTGAAGGACGTTGACCCGCAAGATGTGGTCCGAAGCGTCAGAGCAGCCGATAAGAAGGGCGAGCAGGATGAGCAAAGCGAGGCACAGCCCCCGGAAGTACCCACGGAGGCCCAATGGCAGCAAAAGCTGCACTTCATCTTGACCCAAAAACTCTCGCCTGCCGCATTTGAACGGCTGGTCCAGCGACTGCTCCGAGAATCGGGGTTCACCCAGGTCGAGGTTACGGGTCGAAGTGGTGACGGAGGAATCGACGGACGCGGGATCGCTCGAATCAATGGGCTGATGAGTTTTCACGTGTTATTCCAATGCAAGAAATACAAAGGAACCGTGTCCGCCAGCGAAATTCGGGATTTTCGCGGCGCGATGGTTGGTCGTGCCGACAAGGGACTGTTCATCACCACGGGCACATTTAGCCCCGCCGCAGTGAAAGAAGCCACGCGCGATGGCGCTCCCCCAATTGATCTCGTCGATGGCGACGAACTTGCGGGCAAATTGAAGGAGCTGGGTCTCGGACTCAAACGAGAACTGGTTGAAGCCGTGACGGTTGATGAAGGTTGGTTCGACAATCTATGA
- a CDS encoding helix-turn-helix transcriptional regulator, with protein sequence MLRQEYAEDSLVVRVGARIRKLRLERGLSLRDFGKQAGVHPFHVMAIELGQLAANIKTLRAIAKALGVAPLDLLNHDTENDDIGCLVEMMRKQPDCVRKIMRKVRPLVEN encoded by the coding sequence ATGTTGCGTCAAGAATATGCAGAGGATTCGCTGGTCGTTCGCGTGGGCGCGAGGATCCGCAAATTGCGCTTGGAGCGAGGGCTATCGCTGCGCGATTTTGGAAAGCAGGCGGGTGTGCACCCGTTCCACGTCATGGCCATCGAGCTGGGCCAATTGGCAGCAAATATCAAGACGCTTCGGGCCATCGCAAAGGCACTCGGAGTCGCGCCGCTCGACCTATTGAACCACGACACCGAAAACGACGATATCGGATGCCTCGTCGAGATGATGCGCAAGCAGCCCGATTGCGTGCGGAAAATCATGCGCAAGGTCAGGCCGCTCGTGGAGAATTGA